The DNA sequence GCAGGGTATTAGCATAAGGAAGTTGTTCGCAACGGCCAAAACCCGCCAATTGGCGTAACTTAAGTTTGGTTGACCAAGGGCTAGTAATCCCGGTTAAGAAGCGGCACGCCAAAATTGGGCTCAGACTCAGCGTTTTGCTGCCCCCACATTGCGCTTTTAGCGCCTGTAAATCACTTAATAATTGGCTGTCATTGATCTCAATAGGGCGATTAGAATAGCTAAGTTTAGCCGCTTGCCCGCGGCATACGCTGCAGTGGCCACATTGCTGAGGGGCGTTGTGATCATCAAAGTAACGCGACAATTGGTAACTTAAACATGAGTCTAATTCGAAAAAACGCACCAGCTGCGCAATACGTTTAATCTCTTTTTGTTGGTTGTCATTAAAGTAATTAGATAAACGCTCAGCCAAGCTTGCATCGGCGATGCCTGCTGTCTCTACTTGATATACTTCGGTGATTTTCTTAGTTTCTAATTCTATCAAGCCTTGTTCAGCCAAATACTCTAAGGCGGCAACCACCCGTGACCGCTCGGCTTGGTAGCTATGGTATAGACCATTAAAATCAAGAGTTCCCCACACCTTCTTCATCTGTGTATGGCGAAATATGGCTTGAATAAAGGCTAAACGCTCCCCAGTGAAGCGCGCTAACACTGCATTTTTGTCTTGTAAGAATTTGTATCTAAAATCAGCGTAATAGGCGTACAAAGGCTTAACTAATCCTTGAATTTCTAACTGAACTAATAAGGTTTTTAGCGGTAGTTGGCGAATATTAGTTAGGCTAGACAGGCTGTTTATTTGTACTTCCCATTGGTCTATTTTCCCTACTAGTTGACTGTCAGTTCGAATATTATTTAGTAAGGTTTCAATACCACTTTGTTCTGGCGTATCACCATATACAAAGTTTTCAACGGTTGTTAAGCCATCTAAATTGGCTAAGGTTAAGCAGTTTGATCGATTGCCATCGCGCCCTGCTCGACCGATTTCTTGGCTGTAGTTTTCAATCGATTTGGGTAAGTCATAATGAACCACAAAACGAATATTGCTTTTGTCTACGCCCATGCCAAAGGCAATGGTAGCCACTACCACTTGCACTTTGTCGTTCATAAAATCATTTTGGGTTTGTTGACGCTGCTCATTGGCAAAGCCCGCATGATAGGCCACCGCGTTCAGCCCTTGGCTTTGCAAGTACGCAGCGACCTCTTCGGCGGTGTGCTGTAAGGTGACATAAACAATGCCTGCGCCAACCTGTTGGCCAATGAAGTTAGCTAGCCGCTGATTTCTTTGCGCGCTGCTACAGGCCTCTACAGTTAAATCTAAATTTGACCGATAAAACCCCGTTTGCACAATGTCGCTTTCACCAATGGCAAAACGCTCGGCCATATCTAATTTTACTTTTTTAGTGGCGGTGGCCGTTAGCAACAACACGAGGGGAATGTTTAGCTCTTGGCGATATTGAGGAAGCTTTAAATAATCGGGGCGAAAGTTATGCCCCCATTCTGAAATACAGTGGGCCTCATCAACCACTAACATCGACATCGGTACTGACTGAATAAATTGCCGAAATCGCTCATTTTTAAAACGCTCGACCGAGACCATCAATATTTTAGTTTTGCCGCTACGTACGTCGCTCATCACCTGCTTGCTTTGCTCAGCACTTAGGGTGGAATCTAAACTAGCAGCAGCAATCCCTTTAGACTGCAAAAACTCTAGTTGGTCTTTAATTAAGGCCAATAAGGGCGAAACCACCAAGGTTAGGTGTGGCAATTGCAAGGCGGTAAACTGATAACACAAAGACTTACCCGAACCGGTGGGAAATATCGCTAAGCAGGAGCGTTGCGCCAGTAAACGTTCAACCACTGGTGCTTGCCCATGACGAAAGCTGGTAAAGCCAAAGGTTTGGCTTAACTGGGTTAATAAAGCATCGCTCATTGATATGGTCTCATTGGGTGGTGGCGAATAATAAAATAAGGCTTATGCAAGCGCATGATACAAAGCATGGGCAGCCAAGCCGGTAAGTACGCTAATAGCCACACTTAATAAGGTGCCTAACATTACGTATTCGGTCAGTTGTCGGTCTGATTGGCCGGTTAAATCGCCAAACCGAAAAATCGATTTAGCCGCCACTATAAAACCTATTGCGGAAAATTGATGCAGCAGCACACAAGTAAGTACCAAACTACGCTCAACCATACCAATTGCTTGACCCGCCATAGGCAAGTTTTGTGCGGGTTGCTGGGTAACAGGGCTCCAACGCTGCAATACTAAAGCAAGTATCTTAGATGTTGGAGTTAAAATGATCAGATACGCCAACCCAACCACCATCACCTTAGGCTGCATAAGCTGCTGACGAAGCGGCTCAACGATGTGCCAAGCGTGGCTAAGGTCTACCACCAGCAGCAAAAACACCAGCACTTGCGCCAACTGGCTGCCAATAAAGTAACGCGCAGTGTCGGGTAAATAGGTACTCAGTAGCTTAATTAAAAAAGAGGCAAATAGTAAGGCGATACTGGCCACCAGCAATTGGCTGCTAGCGCCGACAAAAAACCAAGCAATAGCGGCAAATGTAAGGCTAATGATTAGCGCCCGCCAATATAAACGCGGTGTAGCCAATTTTGCACGGCGAATACTTACCGACCACTGCAAGGGCAAACAATAAAACTCAAGTACTAGGTAAGCTACGCCAACGCTAAGGGCAAACTGGGCCAGTTGTTCCATAGTAAAACTCTTCCATAAGTTGTTTAAAATACTGTTTATATTCTTCTAACAGCTGATACTGGCTCTGGTTAAGTAGCTTAGTGGCATTAACCCGCGAGCTATTAAGCTGCTTAGCGAGAGCTGCATGGCTAGGCTCTGGCAAATGCCAATATAGGGCCAGCGCATTCGCTTGTTTGGTGGTGAGCTGTTGAATTTGTAAATCGGCAAACTTGGTGAGCAGATCCATGCGCTGACTAAATACAGGGCGATCACTAAAAATCCCTAAATAGTGCCTTTTTAAACTATCTAAGCCTCGCCCAGACAACACAAAAGCCTCGCCATTTGAGCGTGAAATAAGCTCAGCCAAAGGGTCAATCACACCAATGCCGATACCAATACGCGCATCATAGCTTTTACCATGACTTTGCACAGACCGAAGTGCCAAACGAATATTGAGCGCACACTCTACCGCCACAGTTGGGTTAGTGAGTACCAACTGAAATGCATCACCACGAAATATTTCATAGCGACATTGGTAGCGTTCACTTTGATCCGCCAAGGTTCGGCTTAAGGCGTGTATTAGCGTAGCAAAGTGTTGGCTGTCTAGCTCACTAGAACCGACCAAGTCACCGGTAAGCACTGCGACTTGCTGCATAATTAGCCCTCTGAAAAAGTAACCCAATTTAGTTACATTTTAAAATGTAACCTATTTTGGTTACAATGTTAAGTGTAACCGTTTCTCTAACAATAAATATATCAATATCTGACGAACTAAACTGCCGAGCCACGCTAAATCTTCAACATGCGTCATCAATAATATCCTCGCGCCACATAGCCCAATAAGCGCAATGTAAACGCCAGCGGACACTGTCACTAAGGTTTTTAAGGGCTAAATCACCCCGCAATTTTAGCTGTACTACGCTCTAGTCAGTGCTTTGCCACTAAAATACCGTGATTTAATCAACCTTGAGCTTCGCGATGAATCAAGCAATCAAACTGCAGCTACTATTGGCTAAAAAGTCGGCCAGAAACTGCCGCACTGATGGCAGTTGCCCGATAGTTTCAACGATCATCTTCACGGCTATTAGCCGCTTGACTGCTCCCCCTCTAAACCCACACTGCGGGTGGGTTCAAGGTTTCACTCACAACACGCTTTACCGCTGGGCTCGGACAGCCAGCAAAGCACTGATACCGCTATTCCCCTCTACATAAGTAAAAAAGTTAAGGAGAGCATCATGAACAAACTGTTATTTTTTCACTTTGATGGCACCTGTAACGAACCTGAAGACGGTGACCAAGCCATCCAAGGTTATAAACAAGAGATTGAAGATTGCAGTATTACTAATGTGTTAAAACTACACCTAATGCTAGGTGGTAAGCTAACCAAACAAAACGGCAAAACCAACTTAGGAAACGACAGTTACTCTTTCTACTATCAAGGTGTAGGCACGCGAGGCGGCTTTTTCAAACGGCTAATCAACAAGGGCCTGTCTCCCTCTAAAGGCGATGTAAAAACCATTATTAATGCCGCGCTTAACGACTTTAAGCAACACTATAATCCAGACAAACACCAATACCTGGTGCTGACTGGTTTTTCCCGTGGGGCAGCATTAGCGAGGCGCTTTGCTAAAGTATTACTGGATAAAGGCTACTTAAAAGACAGCGATAAAATCGTCGTAGAGTTGGTGTTTGATACGGTAGCGTCTATAGGCTTGCCGAACACTAAACAAGATGATCGCCCCAAATCTAAAGTGGTATTTGAAGACGGCTTCACCCTGCCTAGCACCGTAAAACAAGCCTTACATTTAGTCTCTCTCGACGATAAACGCGATGCCTTTCAACCCACCTTAATGAACCACGAGAACCGAGTAGAAGAGGTATGGTTTAGTGGTGCGCATAGTGATGTAGGCGGTGGCTATAACTTTGATGGCTTGTCTGACATTACTTTGTGTTACGCCAAGGATTGGATAGAGCAATTAGACTACTTAGCTATAAGCTTGAAAGCGCCAAGCCAAATTGAATATGGGTCATTATTGCCCCCCGGTAAACCTGCGCCTATTGGCCTTGATGACTTGCTAATAGACCCTTGCCCGTTTGGTGTTAACCACCAACAAGAGCAAAATATAGCGAGCATCTTTCTGCATAATGATCGTCGTTGCTGTGTGATTCAACACGATAAAGTAGTGGCCGAGTTAGCGCCTAAAGTACACCTGTCGGTTGCCCAGCGTATTGCAGGGATGAGAGAGTATCGACCCAACTCATTAAAAAATGTTGATCACTACTTAGTGTTTAGCCCTTGGCTGAGCAACCCCAATTTGGCAACCGGTGTTGCAGTGCATGAGTTAGGTTTTTACTCCAACTTAGTGATGGCAAAAACACCGATTACCACGCGAGTCGTCGCACACCGTAAAAATAACCATAGTGGCGTATTGGTTGAACGCGGCCATAAGTACCGAATAAAAGTGCTGGAAGGCCCCCGCTGGAACGACTCCACCATTAAAGAGTTAGACGGTGAAGGCTGGGATAGAGCCAAACAACACTTTAGCTTCTTTAAAAATATACCCATCGCCTCGATGGAACATCGTAAACGTGTTGTGGCTGATAAGGCCCAGTGGTTCACCTTGTGTGGCAATATTGACGAAGACGATAGCAAAGCCTTTGTGATAGGCAATGAAACGATTTATACCGCCAGCGACACCGGAGAATTGTGTTTATTTGCTAATGACCTAGATGGCTTTTACAGCAATAACAGTGGCCATTTACTGGTTAGCGTCGTAAAGCAATAGTTAATCATGGTTAAACATGGCGTAAACGTTACTTGAACAATAAGCCCTGCGACCAATATCCATAAGGATATTGGTCGCCTCAAGCCATATAGGCTGAGATTAACTACATAGGCTTATCTAAATCAAAGCTAAAGCGAGTGCCCTCGCCTAAGGTAGATTTCACGCTAATGCTAGACCGGTGCAACTGCACAATACGTTTGGCAATGGCTAAACCTAAGCCGCCATGTGAGCTGCGATCTTTAGCTCGATTAGCAGCTCGATAGTGGGCATCAAAAATATAGGGTAAATCATCAGCCGGAATGCCAGTGCCTGTATCACTCACGCTAATCTGCAGTTTTTCAGTGTGCGCTACTGGGCTAATCACGACCTTGATTTCATCGCCTTCACTACAATGGCGAATCGAGTTTTCCAGTAGATTAGTGAATACCCGCTCAATTTTTTGAATATCGGCACACGCCAATAATGAGGGGTCTTGCGGCTCAACCCGCATAAGTACCTGTTTTTTCTGGGCTGCAAGTGCGAGTTTTTGAATCACGTCTTGCGCTAATTCGGCAATGGCTACTGGCTCTTCATTGATGGTCGCAGAGTCACTATCTAAATGGGCTAATTCAAATAATTGCTCTACCAAGCTAGAGGTTTTGCGAGCACTGCTTAGCGCCACTTTTATCAGTTGTTCGCCCTCTTCGGGTGATAAATCACGGTGCTTAAGCTGCCAAGTTTCAAGGTAACCCTGCAAGGATGCCAGCGGCGTGCGTAAATCATGAGAAACATAAGAAATAAGCTCGCGGCGTAATTGGTCGGTATCTTTAACCTTTTGATATTGCCCCTTAATGGTGGTGGCCATATCACTAAACGCCGCCCCTAGCTTTTGTACTTCGTCATGCGAATTATTTTGCCAGTGCCCCGCAATGTTAGAGCTTTTCTCTAAACCAACATGCTGAAACTGATCAATATCTTTGGCTAAGCGACGCAGCGGTTTAGTGAGTAAACCAAAAATGAGAAACACCACTAACAGGCTAAACCCTAAGATAAACAATAAACCCAACAGGCTTAACTTCATTATGTGGCTACTTTGTAAAAGCTCGGCCACACTGTCGTAAATCTCGCCACCGATAATGATGTACAAATAGCCTTTAACTTGTGCCCCTTCATGTATTTCTGCCACCGAAAAAATCTTGCGGCGAGAGCTTGAACGCGGATCATCGCCAATAATTGGCATCACGCTATCACCCGTAATAAATTGGCGTATCGGCGTTAAATCGACTTGTTCACGTTTAATTTTACTGGGATCGGCTGAATAAGTGACCACCTTACCGGCGGTATCGAGAATATAAAACTCAAAGCTTGGACCAAGGATCATCATCGAGTGAAAGGCTTGTTTAATTCCTTTAGGGTCTAACTCACCGTCTTTAAACAATTGGCTATCGTGTACTAAGTGTTCGGCTAGTTGCAGGTGCAATTTCTGTTCGATTTCATTTTGGTATTGCTGAGAGCTTTGATGGGCCAAACCCAGTAACAAGCCACCGGCAAGAATAAAGCACACCACTACCGCCAACATTAATTTGCTGTAGAACGAACTAATCAACTTAAACATCATTAAACTTATACCCCACACCCCACACAGTGAGTACGTACTTTGGATCAGAGGGATCGCTTTCTAACTTAGTACGCAAGCGATTAATATGCGAGTTCACGGTATGTTCGTAGCCACTGTGTTTATAGCCCCAAACTTGGTCTAGCAACTGGGTGCGACTAAAAACTAGCCCCGGCGATTTAGCCAGATGAAACAGCAAATCAAACTCGGTAGAGGTAAGCTCAACCGCTTGGTCGCTAATTGATACTTGGCGACGAGCCACATCAATCTTCAAATCTTGCAACTGCATAACACTGTGTTGCGCTGGCTGCTGGCTTTGCAACAACATGTCTACTCGGCGCAGCATCGCTTTCACTCTGGCTTGCAGTTCGCGCACACTAAAAGGTTTAGTTAAATAATCGTCGGCCCCCATTTCTAGGCCAACCACCCGGTCGGCTTCCGAGTCTCTGGCGGTAAGCATTAATATCGGAGTATTCAGCTTTTGAGCGCGTAATTGTCGACAAATATCTAAGCCATCCATACCAGGCAACATTAAATCAAGCACAATTAAGTCGTAATCATCTTGGCTAGCCTTGGCAAAACCTTGGCTACCATTTTCACAACTATCTACCTGATACAACATATCGCTTAGGTTCATGCTGATCAGATTATTAATATCGTGGTCGTCTTCAATAACCAAGATCCGTGATGACATAAAGGCTCCTTGTGCTGAGTAGCCGCCACTAATAGCTAGGCCCGCACCATGGTACGGGCATATTTAGCTAACAGTATTAGTTGGTACGGGTAATAACTAACCGCCCTACTTGGCCTGCAATTCGATGTTCAGCCATCAAAACTGATTCTGAATCATCTGCTTGAGTAACTAGACCGGGATGACGCGAAACTTTATTCAATACATCGTCTCGTGCAGCATTAAAGCCTTCACCACTGTCGGCAGGCCCAGGAATAGAGCCCATGGCTTCGCTATTCTCTTCGGTACCCGCATCATACGCAGGTAAAGCATAGCTCATACTGTCGCCGACCATTAAACCCGAAATATCCATTGCATTTAGACCCGTAAAGGCATCGTTGGTATTGACCAACATACTGGCTACCGACAACTTCATATCAACGCTTTCTGACGCGCTAATCATGATGGTTTCGGCATTGCCCGGCATTAATACACCAGCCCCTGTTACCGCCACACGGTCATCGGTGAACATGGCGGCTAAATCAGCGGTGTTGCCACTTTCAGCCATAGTTTCTAAAGGTACGCTCGCCGATAAACCTACCGTCCATAAGCTTAAAGTAGCACTGTGGATCCCCACCATTACCGGTGAGAAGGGTTGCGCTGAGGTATCGTTGTATACGGTGACTTCGTATTCAAGAATATCTGCCGGTTGAATAACAATGGTGTCGTCATCACTGCCGCATGCACTTAGTCCTGCCGCCAATACCGCTACGGCCAAGGCTCTTTTGGTTAATCTTAAGATAGCCATAGATCCTCCTTAATTACTTAACGGTTACAACCACTTTAGCCACAGGGTTTAACCAACGGTGAATACGGCTGTCTACATCACTAATGCCACCCGCTGTATCTCGGTCACCCACATTACCTGGGTGAATATGAATATTGGTATTAGCTGAAGAGCTGGTGACTCCACTTGCGCCAGTACCACCATTCATACCTGGGTTAGCAGGAATACCAGGGGCACCCGGTGCGCCGCCACCATTAACGATTTCGTCGTTGGCTTCGGTACCCGCATCATAGCCATTCATGTAGAAGGTATAGGTACCTGCAGCGCTAGGGATCTCCCAGCTATCTACTCCGACAAAACCATCGTTGGTGGGTAGCATCATCGCCACGATGCTTAAGTGGGTATTGGTGCCGGTGTCCATGTCTGTCACCATGGTGTAATCGGTTGGCGCTAATAAGCCGGCGGCTGGGTTTTCTGCTGACACCGCTGAAATACTATTGGCGATACTCACTAAGCCTGAGATGTCACCACCCTCTGCCATCGCTTGTAAAGCTGTGGAAGATGCTTGGCCGACTTCAAATAGATG is a window from the Agarivorans sp. TSD2052 genome containing:
- a CDS encoding nucleotidyl cyclase domain-containing protein, whose translation is MQQVAVLTGDLVGSSELDSQHFATLIHALSRTLADQSERYQCRYEIFRGDAFQLVLTNPTVAVECALNIRLALRSVQSHGKSYDARIGIGIGVIDPLAELISRSNGEAFVLSGRGLDSLKRHYLGIFSDRPVFSQRMDLLTKFADLQIQQLTTKQANALALYWHLPEPSHAALAKQLNSSRVNATKLLNQSQYQLLEEYKQYFKQLMEEFYYGTTGPVCP
- a CDS encoding sensor histidine kinase; this translates as MMFKLISSFYSKLMLAVVVCFILAGGLLLGLAHQSSQQYQNEIEQKLHLQLAEHLVHDSQLFKDGELDPKGIKQAFHSMMILGPSFEFYILDTAGKVVTYSADPSKIKREQVDLTPIRQFITGDSVMPIIGDDPRSSSRRKIFSVAEIHEGAQVKGYLYIIIGGEIYDSVAELLQSSHIMKLSLLGLLFILGFSLLVVFLIFGLLTKPLRRLAKDIDQFQHVGLEKSSNIAGHWQNNSHDEVQKLGAAFSDMATTIKGQYQKVKDTDQLRRELISYVSHDLRTPLASLQGYLETWQLKHRDLSPEEGEQLIKVALSSARKTSSLVEQLFELAHLDSDSATINEEPVAIAELAQDVIQKLALAAQKKQVLMRVEPQDPSLLACADIQKIERVFTNLLENSIRHCSEGDEIKVVISPVAHTEKLQISVSDTGTGIPADDLPYIFDAHYRAANRAKDRSSHGGLGLAIAKRIVQLHRSSISVKSTLGEGTRFSFDLDKPM
- a CDS encoding response regulator transcription factor; protein product: MSSRILVIEDDHDINNLISMNLSDMLYQVDSCENGSQGFAKASQDDYDLIVLDLMLPGMDGLDICRQLRAQKLNTPILMLTARDSEADRVVGLEMGADDYLTKPFSVRELQARVKAMLRRVDMLLQSQQPAQHSVMQLQDLKIDVARRQVSISDQAVELTSTEFDLLFHLAKSPGLVFSRTQLLDQVWGYKHSGYEHTVNSHINRLRTKLESDPSDPKYVLTVWGVGYKFNDV
- a CDS encoding spondin domain-containing protein, translated to MDLKSSLLAMPLIAVSTLSQAAMVDVKITNLTQGIYYTPLLVTAHTADNHLFEVGQASSTALQAMAEGGDISGLVSIANSISAVSAENPAAGLLAPTDYTMVTDMDTGTNTHLSIVAMMLPTNDGFVGVDSWEIPSAAGTYTFYMNGYDAGTEANDEIVNGGGAPGAPGIPANPGMNGGTGASGVTSSSANTNIHIHPGNVGDRDTAGGISDVDSRIHRWLNPVAKVVVTVK
- a CDS encoding RecQ family ATP-dependent DNA helicase; the encoded protein is MSDALLTQLSQTFGFTSFRHGQAPVVERLLAQRSCLAIFPTGSGKSLCYQFTALQLPHLTLVVSPLLALIKDQLEFLQSKGIAAASLDSTLSAEQSKQVMSDVRSGKTKILMVSVERFKNERFRQFIQSVPMSMLVVDEAHCISEWGHNFRPDYLKLPQYRQELNIPLVLLLTATATKKVKLDMAERFAIGESDIVQTGFYRSNLDLTVEACSSAQRNQRLANFIGQQVGAGIVYVTLQHTAEEVAAYLQSQGLNAVAYHAGFANEQRQQTQNDFMNDKVQVVVATIAFGMGVDKSNIRFVVHYDLPKSIENYSQEIGRAGRDGNRSNCLTLANLDGLTTVENFVYGDTPEQSGIETLLNNIRTDSQLVGKIDQWEVQINSLSSLTNIRQLPLKTLLVQLEIQGLVKPLYAYYADFRYKFLQDKNAVLARFTGERLAFIQAIFRHTQMKKVWGTLDFNGLYHSYQAERSRVVAALEYLAEQGLIELETKKITEVYQVETAGIADASLAERLSNYFNDNQQKEIKRIAQLVRFFELDSCLSYQLSRYFDDHNAPQQCGHCSVCRGQAAKLSYSNRPIEINDSQLLSDLQALKAQCGGSKTLSLSPILACRFLTGITSPWSTKLKLRQLAGFGRCEQLPYANTLQQVQRLWGQLS
- a CDS encoding spondin domain-containing protein gives rise to the protein MAILRLTKRALAVAVLAAGLSACGSDDDTIVIQPADILEYEVTVYNDTSAQPFSPVMVGIHSATLSLWTVGLSASVPLETMAESGNTADLAAMFTDDRVAVTGAGVLMPGNAETIMISASESVDMKLSVASMLVNTNDAFTGLNAMDISGLMVGDSMSYALPAYDAGTEENSEAMGSIPGPADSGEGFNAARDDVLNKVSRHPGLVTQADDSESVLMAEHRIAGQVGRLVITRTN
- a CDS encoding phospholipase effector Tle1 domain-containing protein, whose product is MNKLLFFHFDGTCNEPEDGDQAIQGYKQEIEDCSITNVLKLHLMLGGKLTKQNGKTNLGNDSYSFYYQGVGTRGGFFKRLINKGLSPSKGDVKTIINAALNDFKQHYNPDKHQYLVLTGFSRGAALARRFAKVLLDKGYLKDSDKIVVELVFDTVASIGLPNTKQDDRPKSKVVFEDGFTLPSTVKQALHLVSLDDKRDAFQPTLMNHENRVEEVWFSGAHSDVGGGYNFDGLSDITLCYAKDWIEQLDYLAISLKAPSQIEYGSLLPPGKPAPIGLDDLLIDPCPFGVNHQQEQNIASIFLHNDRRCCVIQHDKVVAELAPKVHLSVAQRIAGMREYRPNSLKNVDHYLVFSPWLSNPNLATGVAVHELGFYSNLVMAKTPITTRVVAHRKNNHSGVLVERGHKYRIKVLEGPRWNDSTIKELDGEGWDRAKQHFSFFKNIPIASMEHRKRVVADKAQWFTLCGNIDEDDSKAFVIGNETIYTASDTGELCLFANDLDGFYSNNSGHLLVSVVKQ